A region from the Populus trichocarpa isolate Nisqually-1 chromosome 18, P.trichocarpa_v4.1, whole genome shotgun sequence genome encodes:
- the LOC7458407 gene encoding deSI-like protein At4g17486 → MLRRMVMLNQKKKTGTVPVYLNVYDLTTINGYAYWVGLGIYHSGVQVHGVEYGFGAHDHPTTGIFEVEPKQCPGFMFRKSILIGRTDLGPKEVRVFMEKLAQEFPGNTYHLITKNCNHFCNDVCLKLTGKKIPRWVNRLARIGFLCNCVLPVELNQTKIRQVRSDDIVQEKKKLRSRSTRFPSSSNPVTSPSLTPCPSSSGSRSGRQRRFIPLTSRSFVHDDSTSSSWSLKA, encoded by the exons atgctgCGTAGAATGGTGATGTTGaaccagaaaaagaaaactgggACGGTTCCAGTTTACTTAAATGTTTATGATTTGACGACGATTAATGGTTACGCTTACTGGGTTGGTCTCGGGATCTACCATTCCGGTGTACAAG TTCACGGTGTTGAATATGGTTTTGGAGCACATGATCATCCGACAACGGGGATTTTTGAGGTTGAGCCGAAGCAATGCCCGGGATTTATGTTTAGGAAATCAATATTGATTGGAAGAACTGATTTGGGTCCTAAAGAAGTTCGGGTGTTCATGGAGAAATTAGCTCAGGAGTTTCCTGGGAATACTTACCATCTTATCACTAAGAACTGCAATCACTTCTGTAATGATGTGTGTCTCAAGTTGACTGGGAAAAAAATTCCACGATGGGTTAATCGTCTTGCTCGTATAG GTTTTCTTTGCAACTGTGTTCTTCCAGTGGAgttgaatcaaacaaaaatccGCCAAGTTAGATCCGATGATATTGtacaagagaagaagaaattgagaaGCCGTTCGACTAGGTTCCCATCTTCTTCTAATCCGGTAACTTCCCCTTCATTGACACCTTGCCCTTCAAGTTCTGGAAGCAGAAGTGGTAGACAGAGACGTTTTATTCCTCTGACTTCAAGATCTTTTGTTCATGATGACTCTACGTCCTCGTCATGGAGCTTGAAGGCTTAA